GGGCGAGGTCAAAGGCGTCCGGGTGGTCGTAGTTTTGGCGGAGGCGTTCCTCCAGGGGGAGGTGGGCCAGGTCCTGGTAGTAGTGGTCCATGGGGAGGAGGGCGACCCTTTCCCCCAGGGCCCGGGCCAGGGCCTGGGCCAGGGTGGTCTTGCCGCTCGCGGTTCCCCCGGCGATCCCGATGACGAAGGGCTTGGACGCGCTCACCCTTCCATGATAAAGGGGCGGAGGGAAGCCCCCCGCCCCGGACCCCAGGCGCCCTAGCGGGCCACGGCCGCCCGCTCCTGGGAGTGGCCGATGGTGAGGTCGGTCTCCAGGTCAAAGGCGTGCAGGCGCCCGGTATCGGCCAGAAGCTCCACCCGGTCGCCGGCCCGCACCGGGGCGTGGCCTTCCACCTTGGCCACCAGGACCGTGCCGTCCACGCTCACGTGGAGCTCGGTTTCAGGACCCAGGGGCTCCACCACCTCCACCTCCCCGCGGATCGCGTTCTCCTCCTCGGGGATGGTGGTGTACCCCTTAAGCCCCAGGTGCTCGGGGCGGATGCCCAGGAAGACCTCCTTGCCCCCATAGGCCCTCAGGGGTTGGGCCAGGACGGGGTTGGCCCGGAGGCGGAAGCCCGGGGCGCTGAGGTAGACCTTCTCCCCCTGGACCTCCACCCGGGCCCGGATGAAGTTCATGGATGGGCTCCCGATAAATCCGGCCACGAAGCGGTTAGCGGGGAAGTCGTAAAGGTTGAGGGGGGTGTCCACCTGCTGGATCTCCCCGTCCTTCATGACCACGATGCGGTGGCCCAGGGTCATGGCCTCCACCTGGTCGTGGGTCACGTAGATGGTGGTGACCCCGAGGCGCCTCTGGAGCTTGGCGATCTCGGCCCGCATCTCCACCCGGAGCTTGGCGTCCAGGTTGGAAAGGGGCTCGTCCATGAGGAAGACTTTGGGCTCCCGCACGATGGCCCTTCCCATGGCCACCCGCTGGCGCTGGCCCCCCGAGAGCTCCCGGGGCTTGCGG
The sequence above is drawn from the Thermus islandicus DSM 21543 genome and encodes:
- a CDS encoding ABC transporter ATP-binding protein, encoding MAKVRLEHVWKRFGKVVAVKDFNLETEDGEFVVFVGPSGCGKTTTLRMIAGLEEVSEGRIYIGDRLVNDVPPKDRDIAMVFQNYALYPHMNVYENMAFGLRLRRYPKDEIDRRVKEAARILKIEHLLNRKPRELSGGQRQRVAMGRAIVREPKVFLMDEPLSNLDAKLRVEMRAEIAKLQRRLGVTTIYVTHDQVEAMTLGHRIVVMKDGEIQQVDTPLNLYDFPANRFVAGFIGSPSMNFIRARVEVQGEKVYLSAPGFRLRANPVLAQPLRAYGGKEVFLGIRPEHLGLKGYTTIPEEENAIRGEVEVVEPLGPETELHVSVDGTVLVAKVEGHAPVRAGDRVELLADTGRLHAFDLETDLTIGHSQERAAVAR